The Pirellulales bacterium DNA window AACCGCAACTGGCAGCCGGTCAACGTGGCAAGCGTCGCCCGGGCGCTGGTGCTGGTGTGGAACGACTCGGCGCGGGTTGTCGATCCGGACGATTACCGGCTCTACACCTGGGCCGATTGGTCGACGATCGCGCCGGGCGAGGGCGATCTGTTCATCCAGGCTGTGCACCAGCGGCTGCGGGTGCCGGAGGTGATCGCGCTGGCCGGCTACGATCGACTGCCGAGCGCCGCGGTCAGCTTCAGCCGTCGCAACATTTTCAAGCGGGACCATTACGCTTGCCAGTATTGCGGCGCCCAGCCGGGAAGC harbors:
- a CDS encoding HNH endonuclease, with protein sequence MTKVLERPTLVLNRNWQPVNVASVARALVLVWNDSARVVDPDDYRLYTWADWSTIAPGEGDLFIQAVHQRLRVPEVIALAGYDRLPSAAVSFSRRNIFKRDHYACQYCGAQPGSEELSLDHVVPRSRGGQSSWENCVLACIACNKRKADRMPQQAGMKLRKLPVRPTWKPMYARDSARIESWSRFVSEAYWNVTLEK